From the genome of Streptomyces sp. V1I1, one region includes:
- a CDS encoding thiol-disulfide oxidoreductase DCC family protein translates to MGTPVRRLTVLYDAQCSLCVHLRSWLLRQKQLVPLDLVPAGSVEARRRYPRLDHATTLREITVIGDRGQIYTGPAAWIVCLWALAEYRPKAHWLATPAGLPFVRVTMLAAARYREATAGGGAIGTPCHDQCSVPG, encoded by the coding sequence ATGGGCACCCCGGTCCGGAGACTGACCGTCCTGTACGACGCCCAGTGCTCCCTCTGCGTCCACCTGCGCAGCTGGCTGCTGCGGCAGAAGCAGCTCGTACCGCTGGACCTGGTGCCCGCAGGATCGGTCGAGGCGCGGCGCAGATACCCGCGCCTCGACCACGCCACGACCCTGCGGGAGATCACCGTCATCGGCGACAGGGGCCAGATCTATACCGGGCCCGCCGCCTGGATCGTCTGCCTCTGGGCCCTGGCCGAGTACCGGCCCAAGGCCCACTGGCTCGCCACCCCGGCCGGACTGCCGTTCGTACGGGTGACGATGCTCGCGGCGGCCAGGTACCGCGAGGCGACCGCGGGTGGAGGGGCCATCGGTACGCCCTGCCACGACCAGTGTTCCGTCCCCGGTTAG
- the sdhC gene encoding succinate dehydrogenase, cytochrome b556 subunit: MPAGTLYRGREGMWSWVAHRVTGVLIFFFLFVHVLDTALVRVSPEAYDDVVATYKTPIVALLEYGLVAAILFHALNGLRVIAVDFWSKGPRYQKQMLWTVMAIWFVLMLGALYPVLGHAVRELFGS; the protein is encoded by the coding sequence GTGCCGGCTGGAACGCTGTACCGCGGCCGGGAAGGAATGTGGTCCTGGGTGGCTCATCGAGTCACCGGCGTCCTCATCTTCTTCTTCCTGTTCGTACACGTGCTGGACACCGCTCTCGTCCGCGTCTCGCCAGAGGCGTATGACGATGTCGTTGCCACGTACAAGACGCCGATCGTGGCGCTGCTCGAATACGGCCTGGTGGCCGCGATTCTCTTCCACGCGCTCAACGGCCTGCGTGTCATCGCCGTGGACTTCTGGTCCAAGGGCCCGCGCTACCAGAAGCAGATGCTCTGGACCGTGATGGCCATCTGGTTCGTGCTGATGCTGGGCGCCCTTTACCCGGTGCTCGGCCACGCCGTACGTGAACTGTTCGGGAGCTGA
- a CDS encoding nucleotidyltransferase domain-containing protein produces the protein MLDLLDLLDGAGIEVWLDGGWGVDALLGEQIRAHNDLDIAVRSEDADRYRRTMRDAGFRLFRDDGPHNFVLVDDFGRQVDVHFVDLSATRTDEHGARVYGPDGIAYPVGAFGATGTVLGSQVPCCTAEFQVGSHAGYELDEDDLRDVLALHRRFGVLLLPEHAAYASRLG, from the coding sequence GTGCTCGACCTCCTGGACCTCCTCGACGGGGCCGGTATCGAGGTCTGGCTGGACGGCGGCTGGGGCGTCGACGCGCTGCTCGGTGAGCAGATCCGGGCACACAACGATCTCGACATCGCCGTACGTTCCGAGGATGCCGACCGCTACCGGCGGACCATGCGGGACGCGGGCTTCCGGCTCTTCCGGGACGACGGCCCCCACAACTTCGTCCTCGTCGACGACTTCGGCCGCCAGGTCGACGTCCACTTCGTCGACCTGTCCGCCACCCGGACCGACGAGCACGGCGCCCGGGTGTACGGCCCGGACGGCATCGCCTACCCGGTCGGCGCCTTCGGAGCAACCGGCACGGTCCTGGGCAGCCAGGTGCCGTGCTGCACGGCCGAGTTCCAGGTCGGATCGCACGCCGGATACGAGCTCGATGAGGACGACCTACGCGATGTACTCGCCCTGCACCGCCGCTTCGGCGTCCTCCTTCTGCCCGAGCATGCCGCCTACGCGTCGCGCCTGGGCTGA
- a CDS encoding glycoside hydrolase family 20 protein, whose protein sequence is MGGIRVIRHFGRTRFTGVVLAAAAAFSMTLSGCSAGEPDRAGGGGARGDVKAPTASPSPSPSRTYALSKAPATIPSVRTHEPARGPGWRPGPGGGVVVAKGSEALADEGRLIAGELKLGYRGAVPARAGDVELALAGKGGRESYTVLTGGGRVRITGADEAGAFYGTRTLKQAVKSGGLMPEGVVRDGPDRPQRGLMIDIARKHFTAGWIEDRLREMADLKLNQLGLHFSDDQGFRIASDSHPEVVSSQRLTKDEVRRIVDLAARLHIAVIPEIDSPGHLGAVLAAHPQLQLRDAAGRSVRGAIDIGQPASAQIVDELLKEYAELFPGAYWHLGGDEYQALVRQNPEASFPQLAALARQKYGPQGRVQDLATAWVNDRAAVLRPEGKKLKAWNDGFFRGGVVAVDKDIEVEYWTGKEIGARPPVEYLREGRRLVNVNDEYLYYVLGQPQTFVYPTGRRIYEQWNPFVIRGTQPVSRQYSDQILGGRFAVWCDLSQSQTQDQVARGIAMPLAATSQKLWDPRKPSRSWQSFEQLARTLGLA, encoded by the coding sequence ATGGGAGGTATCCGAGTGATACGGCACTTTGGGCGCACACGGTTCACCGGGGTTGTCCTCGCCGCAGCCGCGGCCTTCTCGATGACGCTGTCCGGCTGCTCGGCCGGTGAGCCCGACAGGGCGGGCGGCGGTGGTGCGCGGGGCGACGTGAAGGCCCCCACCGCGAGCCCGTCGCCGTCGCCGTCCCGGACGTACGCCCTCTCCAAGGCGCCCGCCACCATCCCCTCCGTACGCACGCACGAGCCGGCCCGCGGTCCTGGCTGGCGGCCCGGGCCCGGCGGGGGAGTCGTCGTCGCAAAGGGCAGTGAAGCGCTCGCCGACGAGGGCCGGCTGATAGCCGGCGAACTGAAACTCGGCTACCGCGGCGCGGTCCCGGCCCGTGCGGGCGACGTGGAACTGGCGCTCGCGGGCAAGGGCGGGCGCGAGTCGTACACCGTCCTCACCGGCGGCGGACGGGTGCGGATCACCGGTGCCGACGAGGCCGGCGCCTTCTACGGGACGCGGACCCTGAAGCAGGCCGTGAAGTCCGGCGGCCTGATGCCGGAGGGCGTCGTACGGGACGGGCCGGACCGGCCGCAGCGCGGGCTGATGATCGACATCGCACGCAAGCACTTCACCGCGGGCTGGATCGAGGACCGGCTGCGCGAGATGGCCGACCTGAAGCTCAACCAGCTCGGCCTGCACTTCTCCGACGACCAGGGTTTCCGTATCGCATCGGACTCGCATCCCGAGGTGGTCTCGAGTCAGCGCCTCACCAAGGACGAGGTCCGGCGGATCGTGGACCTCGCCGCACGGCTGCACATCGCGGTCATCCCGGAGATCGACTCCCCGGGCCACCTGGGCGCGGTGCTGGCCGCGCATCCGCAACTGCAGCTGCGGGACGCGGCGGGCAGGTCCGTGCGGGGCGCGATCGACATCGGGCAGCCGGCGTCGGCGCAGATCGTCGATGAGCTGCTGAAGGAGTACGCGGAACTGTTCCCCGGCGCGTACTGGCATCTGGGCGGGGACGAGTACCAGGCGCTGGTCCGGCAGAACCCGGAGGCGTCCTTCCCGCAGCTGGCGGCCCTGGCCCGGCAGAAGTACGGCCCGCAGGGGCGGGTCCAGGACCTGGCGACGGCCTGGGTGAACGACCGCGCGGCGGTGCTGCGGCCGGAGGGCAAGAAGCTCAAGGCCTGGAACGACGGCTTCTTCCGCGGCGGTGTGGTCGCCGTGGACAAGGACATCGAGGTCGAGTACTGGACGGGCAAGGAGATCGGCGCGCGCCCGCCGGTGGAGTATCTGCGCGAGGGCCGACGGCTGGTGAACGTCAACGACGAGTACCTCTACTACGTGCTGGGCCAGCCGCAGACCTTCGTATATCCGACCGGCCGGCGGATATACGAGCAGTGGAACCCGTTCGTCATCCGCGGCACCCAGCCGGTGTCACGGCAGTACTCGGACCAGATCCTGGGCGGCCGCTTCGCGGTGTGGTGCGACCTGTCCCAGTCCCAGACCCAGGACCAGGTGGCGCGCGGCATCGCCATGCCGCTGGCGGCGACGTCCCAGAAACTGTGGGACCCACGCAAGCCGAGCCGCAGCTGGCAGAGCTTCGAGCAGCTGGCGCGGACGCTGGGCTTGGCCTGA
- a CDS encoding succinate dehydrogenase iron-sulfur subunit, with protein sequence MATPTLDKVEAEAAASPYITVTFRIRRFNPEVSDEAQWQDFQIEIDPKERVLDGLHKIKWDVDGSLTFRRSCAHGICGSDAMRINGKNRLACKTLIKDINPEKPITVEAIKGLTVLKDLVVDMEPFFQAYRDVMPFLITSGNEPTRERLQSAEDRERFDDTTKCILCAACTSSCPVFWNDGQYFGPAAIVNAHRFIFDSRDEAGEQRLEILNDKDGVWRCRTTFNCTDACPRGIEVTKAIQEVKRALITRRF encoded by the coding sequence ATGGCTACCCCAACTCTGGACAAGGTCGAGGCGGAGGCTGCCGCCTCCCCGTACATCACGGTCACCTTCCGGATCCGCCGCTTCAACCCCGAGGTCTCCGACGAGGCCCAGTGGCAGGACTTCCAGATCGAGATCGACCCGAAGGAGCGTGTGCTCGACGGCCTCCACAAGATCAAGTGGGACGTCGACGGCTCGCTCACCTTCCGGCGCTCCTGCGCGCACGGCATCTGCGGCTCCGACGCGATGCGGATCAACGGCAAGAACAGGCTCGCCTGCAAGACGCTGATCAAGGACATCAACCCGGAGAAGCCGATCACGGTCGAGGCCATAAAGGGCCTGACGGTCCTCAAGGACCTGGTCGTGGACATGGAGCCGTTCTTCCAGGCGTACCGCGATGTGATGCCCTTCCTGATCACGTCCGGCAACGAGCCGACGCGTGAGCGTCTGCAGTCCGCCGAGGACCGCGAGCGCTTCGACGACACCACCAAGTGCATTCTGTGCGCCGCGTGCACGTCCTCGTGCCCGGTGTTCTGGAACGACGGTCAGTACTTCGGCCCGGCGGCGATCGTCAACGCGCACCGCTTCATCTTCGACTCGCGTGACGAGGCCGGGGAGCAGCGCCTGGAGATCCTCAACGACAAGGATGGCGTGTGGCGTTGCCGTACGACGTTCAACTGCACGGACGCCTGCCCGCGCGGTATCGAGGTCACCAAGGCGATCCAGGAAGTGAAGCGCGCGCTGATCACGCGTCGCTTCTAG
- the sdhA gene encoding succinate dehydrogenase flavoprotein subunit, which translates to MKIHKYDTVIVGAGGAGMRAAIESTKRSRTAVLTKLYPTRSHTGAAQGGMAAALANVEEDNWEWHTFDTVKGGDYLVDQDAAEILAKEAIDAVLDLEKMGLPFNRTPNGTIDQRRFGGHSRNHGEAPVRRSCYAADRTGHMILQTLYQNCVKEGVEFFNEFYVLDQLITEVDGVKKSAGVVAFELATGEIHIFQAKAVIYASGGTGKFFKVTSNAHTLTGDGQAACYRRGLPLEDMEFFQFHPTGIWRMGILLTEGARGEGGILRNKDGERFMEKYAPVMKDLASRDVVSRSIYTEIREGRGCGPEGDHVFLDLTHLPPEQLDAKLPDITEFARTYLGIEPYTDPIPIQPTAHYAMGGIPTNVQGEVLADNTTVVPGLYAAGEVACVSVHGANRLGTNSLLDINVFGKRAGIAAAEYSAKSDYVELPEDPASLVEAQVERLRSSTGKERVADIRRELQETMDANVMVFRTELTIKTAVEKIGELRDRYKNVSIQDKGKRFNTDLLEAVELGNLLDLAEVMAVSALARKESRGGHYREDFPNRDDVNFMRHTMAYREVGDDGVESIRLDYKPVVQTRYQPMERKY; encoded by the coding sequence ATGAAGATCCATAAGTACGACACCGTCATCGTCGGCGCCGGTGGCGCCGGTATGCGCGCGGCCATCGAGTCGACCAAGCGCAGCCGTACCGCCGTGCTGACGAAGCTCTACCCGACCCGCTCCCACACGGGCGCGGCGCAGGGCGGCATGGCCGCCGCGCTCGCCAACGTGGAGGAGGACAACTGGGAGTGGCACACCTTCGACACGGTCAAGGGCGGTGACTACCTGGTCGACCAGGACGCCGCCGAGATCCTGGCGAAGGAGGCCATCGACGCGGTCCTCGACCTGGAGAAGATGGGCCTGCCGTTCAACCGCACCCCGAACGGCACCATCGACCAGCGCCGCTTCGGCGGCCACTCGCGCAACCACGGCGAGGCGCCGGTCCGCCGGTCCTGCTACGCCGCGGACCGCACCGGCCACATGATCCTCCAGACGCTGTACCAGAACTGCGTCAAGGAGGGCGTGGAGTTCTTCAACGAGTTCTACGTCCTGGACCAGCTGATCACCGAGGTCGACGGCGTCAAGAAGTCGGCGGGCGTGGTCGCGTTCGAGCTGGCCACCGGCGAGATCCACATCTTCCAGGCGAAGGCCGTGATCTACGCCTCGGGCGGCACCGGCAAGTTCTTCAAGGTGACCTCCAACGCGCACACGCTGACCGGTGACGGCCAGGCCGCCTGCTACCGGCGCGGACTGCCGCTGGAGGACATGGAGTTCTTCCAGTTCCACCCGACGGGCATCTGGCGCATGGGCATCCTCCTCACCGAGGGCGCCCGCGGCGAGGGCGGCATCCTTCGCAACAAGGACGGCGAGCGCTTCATGGAGAAGTACGCGCCCGTCATGAAGGACCTCGCCTCGCGTGACGTCGTCTCGCGCTCCATCTACACGGAGATCCGCGAGGGCCGCGGCTGCGGTCCCGAGGGCGACCACGTCTTCCTGGACCTGACCCACCTGCCGCCGGAGCAGCTGGACGCCAAGCTCCCGGACATCACCGAGTTCGCGCGTACGTACCTCGGCATCGAGCCCTACACGGACCCGATCCCGATCCAGCCGACGGCGCACTACGCGATGGGCGGCATCCCGACGAACGTCCAGGGTGAGGTCCTCGCGGACAACACCACCGTCGTCCCGGGTCTTTACGCCGCCGGTGAGGTCGCCTGCGTCTCGGTGCACGGCGCCAACCGCCTCGGCACCAACTCCCTGCTGGACATCAATGTCTTCGGCAAGCGGGCGGGTATCGCCGCCGCCGAGTACTCCGCGAAGAGCGACTACGTCGAGCTTCCCGAGGACCCGGCCTCGCTGGTCGAGGCGCAGGTCGAGCGGCTGCGCAGCTCGACGGGCAAGGAGCGGGTCGCGGACATCCGCCGCGAGCTGCAGGAGACCATGGACGCGAACGTCATGGTGTTCCGCACCGAGCTGACGATCAAGACCGCGGTCGAGAAGATCGGCGAGCTGCGCGACCGCTACAAGAACGTGTCCATCCAGGACAAGGGCAAGCGCTTCAACACGGACCTCCTGGAGGCCGTCGAGCTGGGCAATCTGCTCGACCTGGCCGAGGTCATGGCCGTCTCGGCACTGGCCCGCAAGGAGTCCCGCGGCGGTCACTACCGCGAGGACTTCCCCAACCGCGACGACGTCAACTTCATGCGCCACACCATGGCGTACCGCGAGGTCGGCGACGACGGCGTCGAGTCCATTCGTCTCGACTACAAGCCGGTCGTCCAGACCCGCTACCAGCCGATGGAGCGTAAGTACTGA
- a CDS encoding MMPL family transporter — protein MAGWCYRHRLVVLVLWVGALFGLGAAGSAAGTNYSNSFSLPDTDSTHAYDLMVKAFPERSGDTDTVVWRVSEGSVRDTAVRERVEPALKEIAGMKGVGEVASPYSQAGATQISKDGRIAYAQVTFAEQANAVPKELVQDVVDTAQDAERTGLQVELGGQAISRIQEPPAGTAELVGIAAAAVVLFLAFGSLFAMVLPLVVAIFGVGTGMLSTMLLSHATDVPEVAPLLGSLIGLGVGIDYALFIVTRHRKGILRGMAPEDAAVTALNTSGRAVLFAGGTVCIALAGMLVMNMRFLDGVVIATSLTVVLSVLAATTLLPALLGVLGPRVLSRRQRRRLAADGPDTAESSGAAARWSATVQKRPKSIALVAVVVMAALAIPVLSLRLGATDQGNHKEDTTTRQAYDLLAEGFGPGFNGPLQLVARDAEPAAVQALVSTVRATEGVAQAVALPSSPDSGVTVIQVVPTTSPQSEETDQLIDILRGEVIPQSGEEVHVGGVTAIFKDFAEVTGDRLPYFVGTIIALGFLLLLIAFRSLVVPLTAALMNLIAAAASFGVLVAIFQWGWGAEALGLGKEGPITAFLPVIMLSLLFGLSMDYQVFLVSRMHEEWVHTKDNARAVRVGLAETSRVINCAALIMICVFSAFVLSGDMEGAMAGIGLAAAVALDAFILRTALVPAAMHLLGKSNWWLPAGLEKRLPHLAVEPREDVPEPAGSAASGSVPAPRSGVPAGIGGSVVHGFVRTPQGEPVGDAILTLVSPGGRQVDRVESLADGSYILSAPAGGAYLLAVTAGVHEPWAGHIMIGGDSLVHDVVLSDVGVSR, from the coding sequence TTGGCAGGCTGGTGCTATCGGCACCGGCTGGTGGTCCTGGTGCTGTGGGTGGGGGCGCTGTTCGGTCTGGGGGCCGCGGGCAGCGCGGCAGGCACCAACTACTCCAACAGCTTCAGCCTTCCGGACACCGACTCCACACATGCGTACGACTTGATGGTCAAGGCGTTCCCGGAGCGCTCCGGCGACACCGACACGGTGGTGTGGCGGGTCTCCGAGGGATCCGTGCGCGACACGGCGGTACGGGAGCGGGTGGAGCCCGCGCTCAAGGAGATCGCGGGCATGAAGGGGGTCGGCGAGGTCGCGAGCCCGTACTCGCAGGCAGGCGCGACGCAGATCAGCAAGGACGGGCGGATCGCCTACGCCCAGGTCACCTTCGCCGAGCAGGCCAACGCCGTGCCGAAGGAGCTGGTCCAGGACGTCGTCGACACCGCGCAGGACGCGGAGCGGACGGGTCTGCAGGTCGAGCTCGGCGGGCAGGCGATCTCCCGTATCCAGGAGCCGCCGGCCGGCACGGCCGAACTGGTCGGCATCGCGGCCGCCGCGGTCGTCCTGTTCCTGGCCTTCGGCTCGCTGTTCGCGATGGTGCTGCCGCTGGTGGTGGCCATCTTCGGCGTCGGCACCGGAATGCTGTCGACCATGCTGCTCAGCCATGCGACGGATGTGCCCGAAGTGGCGCCGCTGCTCGGCTCGTTGATCGGCCTCGGCGTCGGCATCGACTATGCGCTGTTCATCGTCACGCGGCACCGCAAGGGCATTCTGCGGGGCATGGCGCCCGAGGACGCCGCGGTCACCGCGCTGAACACTTCGGGGCGCGCGGTGCTGTTCGCGGGCGGCACGGTGTGCATCGCGCTCGCCGGCATGCTCGTGATGAACATGCGTTTCCTCGACGGCGTGGTGATCGCCACCTCGCTGACGGTCGTACTGAGCGTGCTGGCCGCGACCACCCTGCTGCCCGCGCTCCTCGGCGTCCTCGGCCCACGGGTGCTGAGCCGTCGCCAGCGCCGCAGGCTTGCCGCCGATGGCCCTGATACGGCGGAGTCGAGCGGCGCCGCCGCCCGCTGGTCCGCGACCGTGCAGAAGCGGCCCAAGTCGATCGCGCTGGTCGCGGTCGTGGTGATGGCCGCGCTGGCGATCCCCGTGCTCTCACTGCGGCTCGGCGCGACCGACCAGGGCAACCACAAGGAGGACACCACCACCCGGCAGGCGTACGACCTGCTCGCCGAGGGCTTCGGGCCCGGCTTCAACGGGCCGCTGCAACTGGTCGCGCGGGACGCGGAACCGGCGGCCGTCCAGGCGCTGGTGAGCACAGTGCGCGCCACGGAGGGTGTCGCCCAGGCCGTCGCGCTGCCCTCGTCGCCGGACTCCGGCGTCACGGTGATCCAGGTCGTCCCGACGACATCGCCGCAGTCCGAGGAGACGGACCAGCTGATCGACATTCTGCGCGGCGAAGTCATCCCGCAGTCGGGCGAGGAGGTCCATGTCGGCGGAGTGACCGCGATCTTCAAGGACTTCGCGGAGGTGACGGGCGACCGGTTGCCGTACTTCGTCGGGACGATCATCGCGCTGGGCTTCCTGTTGCTGCTGATCGCGTTCCGCTCGCTCGTCGTCCCGCTGACCGCCGCCCTGATGAACCTGATCGCGGCCGCGGCCTCCTTCGGCGTACTGGTCGCGATCTTCCAGTGGGGCTGGGGAGCGGAGGCACTGGGCCTCGGCAAGGAGGGCCCGATCACGGCGTTCCTGCCGGTCATCATGTTGTCCCTGCTCTTCGGGCTCTCGATGGACTACCAGGTCTTCCTGGTCAGCCGGATGCACGAGGAGTGGGTGCACACGAAGGACAACGCGCGGGCCGTCCGGGTCGGCCTCGCCGAGACCAGCCGGGTCATCAACTGCGCCGCCCTGATCATGATCTGCGTCTTCAGCGCCTTTGTGCTGAGCGGCGACATGGAGGGCGCGATGGCGGGCATCGGGCTTGCGGCGGCGGTGGCGCTGGACGCGTTCATCCTGCGTACGGCGCTGGTGCCGGCGGCTATGCATCTGCTGGGGAAGTCCAACTGGTGGCTGCCCGCGGGTCTTGAGAAGCGGCTGCCGCATCTGGCGGTGGAGCCGCGGGAGGACGTGCCGGAGCCGGCAGGGTCTGCCGCCTCCGGCTCTGTTCCCGCGCCGCGCTCCGGGGTGCCGGCGGGCATCGGAGGGTCCGTCGTCCACGGATTCGTCCGTACGCCGCAGGGCGAGCCGGTCGGGGACGCGATCCTCACCCTCGTCTCGCCGGGCGGCCGCCAGGTCGACCGGGTGGAGTCGCTGGCCGACGGCTCGTACATCCTGTCCGCGCCGGCCGGCGGGGCGTATCTGCTGGCCGTGACGGCGGGTGTCCATGAACCCTGGGCCGGGCACATCATGATCGGCGGCGATTCGCTGGTCCACGATGTGGTGCTCTCGGACGTGGGTGTCAGCCGCTGA
- a CDS encoding DUF4328 domain-containing protein — MDTATTKEGLCDACAPAATAETAAPAAPPAPASTDRAEGQDRPWPAGGLRSPVGLSYAVVGLLCFVIAADVFALFTAVPLSRLTATVRDGGFEAYLGEDLERADVLIGYAGRLQTALMGVTAILFIAWFRRVRFNAGVFAPDLQQRGPGWAVGGWFIPIGNLFIPRGIAANIWAASRQDPYATRKQEPHTVINIWWIAWLAANLLPQVASSQYDSSRTPDAYKAAGTAFIVADLVDIVAALLAILVVRRLTRMQLTKAMRGAEKVAV; from the coding sequence ATGGATACGGCTACAACCAAGGAAGGTCTCTGCGACGCCTGCGCGCCTGCCGCGACCGCGGAGACTGCCGCGCCTGCCGCGCCTCCCGCGCCTGCTTCGACTGACAGAGCCGAGGGGCAGGACCGGCCGTGGCCCGCGGGGGGCCTGCGCTCGCCGGTCGGACTCTCGTACGCCGTCGTCGGGCTGCTCTGCTTCGTCATCGCTGCCGACGTCTTCGCCCTGTTCACCGCGGTCCCCCTGAGCCGCCTGACGGCGACGGTCCGGGACGGCGGGTTCGAGGCCTACCTCGGCGAGGACCTGGAGCGGGCCGACGTACTGATCGGCTATGCCGGCCGGCTCCAGACGGCCTTGATGGGGGTGACCGCAATCCTCTTCATCGCCTGGTTCCGCAGGGTGAGGTTCAACGCCGGGGTCTTCGCGCCGGATCTTCAGCAGCGGGGGCCTGGCTGGGCGGTCGGCGGTTGGTTCATCCCGATCGGCAATCTCTTCATCCCGCGCGGGATCGCCGCCAACATCTGGGCGGCGAGCCGGCAGGACCCGTACGCAACGCGGAAGCAGGAGCCGCACACCGTGATCAACATCTGGTGGATCGCGTGGCTCGCCGCGAATCTGCTCCCCCAGGTCGCGAGCAGCCAGTACGACTCGTCCCGGACGCCGGACGCATACAAGGCGGCCGGGACCGCTTTCATCGTCGCGGATCTCGTCGACATCGTGGCCGCCCTGCTCGCGATCCTCGTTGTCCGCAGGCTCACGCGTATGCAGCTCACCAAGGCGATGCGGGGAGCGGAGAAGGTCGCGGTGTGA
- a CDS encoding TetR/AcrR family transcriptional regulator yields the protein MTEVKAPKSEQTRTLILETALRLFQERGYDKTTMRAIAKEAGVSVGNAYYYFSSKEHLVQGFYDRIAAEHQEAVRPLLDRETDLEARLAGVMTVWLDIAAPYHEFAAQFFKNAADPESPLSPFSPESEHAREAAIAVHREVLAGAKAKVPEELADVLPELMWLSQMGLVLFWVFDRSEGRERSRRLAERGARLTTRGIALARFRVLRPLVRDVHELFTDFLPGMAETVAARKK from the coding sequence GTGACAGAAGTAAAGGCCCCCAAGAGCGAGCAGACCCGCACGCTCATCCTCGAGACCGCGCTCCGGCTCTTCCAGGAGCGCGGTTACGACAAGACGACGATGCGGGCCATCGCCAAGGAGGCGGGGGTCTCGGTAGGGAACGCGTACTACTACTTCTCCTCCAAGGAACACCTCGTCCAGGGCTTCTACGACCGGATCGCCGCCGAGCACCAGGAGGCGGTCCGGCCCTTGCTGGACCGGGAGACCGATCTGGAGGCCCGGCTCGCCGGGGTGATGACGGTGTGGCTGGACATCGCGGCGCCGTACCACGAGTTCGCGGCCCAGTTCTTCAAGAACGCGGCCGACCCGGAGAGCCCGCTCAGCCCCTTCTCCCCCGAGTCGGAACACGCCCGCGAGGCTGCCATCGCCGTCCACCGGGAAGTCCTGGCAGGCGCCAAGGCGAAGGTGCCGGAAGAACTGGCCGACGTTCTGCCCGAGTTGATGTGGCTGTCCCAGATGGGACTCGTCCTGTTCTGGGTCTTCGACCGATCAGAGGGCCGTGAGCGCAGCAGGCGCCTGGCCGAACGCGGGGCGCGGCTCACCACGCGCGGTATCGCGCTCGCCCGCTTCCGGGTGCTGCGGCCGCTCGTACGCGATGTGCACGAGCTGTTCACGGACTTCCTGCCGGGGATGGCGGAGACGGTCGCCGCCCGCAAGAAGTAG
- a CDS encoding 2-oxo-4-hydroxy-4-carboxy-5-ureidoimidazoline decarboxylase — protein sequence MPGRHRGTPGLERFNTAPADVAEATLLACCGSSRWAQRLVTHRPYPDLDALLAAADEASYDLSHADLCEALADESSAGVHPGAPQAAHTAIGAAHAAYESRFGHAFVICLDGYRPEEYLDQVLAGIRARLGHEPDEERAVSAEQLRGLTRSRLAHVVANHPESDVAGASR from the coding sequence CTGCCGGGCCGGCACCGTGGCACTCCCGGCCTCGAGCGCTTCAACACCGCCCCCGCCGACGTCGCCGAAGCCACCCTTCTCGCCTGCTGCGGCAGCAGTCGCTGGGCCCAGCGACTCGTCACCCACCGCCCCTACCCCGACCTCGACGCGCTCCTCGCCGCCGCCGACGAGGCCAGCTACGACCTCTCCCACGCCGACCTCTGTGAGGCCCTCGCCGACGAGTCGTCCGCCGGAGTGCACCCGGGCGCGCCCCAGGCCGCCCACACCGCGATCGGCGCCGCCCACGCCGCGTACGAGAGCCGCTTCGGCCACGCCTTCGTGATCTGCCTCGACGGGTACCGCCCCGAGGAGTACCTCGACCAGGTGCTGGCCGGCATCCGCGCCCGTCTCGGCCACGAACCGGACGAGGAGCGGGCCGTCTCGGCCGAGCAGCTGCGAGGGCTCACGCGCTCCCGACTGGCACATGTAGTGGCCAACCATCCGGAATCAGACGTCGCAGGGGCTTCCCGATAG
- a CDS encoding succinate dehydrogenase hydrophobic membrane anchor subunit, translating to MSSNNTVADTTSAVGPVEGGEPVLRFDTDNPAPYIEAPRQRTRTTPKATRGNFEMAAWLFMRLSGVVLVVLVIGHLLIQLVLDGGVSKIGFAFVAGRWASPFWQTWDLLMLWLAMLHGANGLRTVINDYAERANTRLWLKGLLYTATVFTILLGTLVIFTFDPNIR from the coding sequence ATGTCTTCGAACAACACAGTTGCTGACACCACGTCCGCCGTCGGCCCCGTCGAGGGCGGCGAGCCTGTCCTCCGATTCGACACTGACAACCCGGCCCCGTACATCGAGGCGCCGCGCCAACGCACCAGGACGACCCCGAAGGCGACCCGCGGCAACTTCGAGATGGCCGCATGGCTCTTCATGCGCCTGTCCGGCGTCGTCCTCGTCGTCCTCGTCATCGGCCACCTGCTGATCCAGCTTGTGCTCGACGGCGGCGTCTCCAAGATCGGCTTCGCCTTCGTGGCCGGCCGCTGGGCGTCCCCGTTCTGGCAGACCTGGGACCTGCTGATGCTGTGGCTCGCCATGCTGCACGGCGCCAACGGCCTCCGTACTGTCATCAACGACTACGCGGAGCGCGCCAACACGCGTCTGTGGCTCAAGGGCCTGCTGTACACCGCCACGGTGTTCACCATCCTTCTGGGCACGCTGGTGATCTTCACCTTCGACCCGAACATCCGCTAA